The following proteins are co-located in the Acidicapsa acidisoli genome:
- a CDS encoding PadR family transcriptional regulator, protein MKKKPIPILQGTLDLMILRTLATMGPQHAYGIASRLEQVSGDQLNLNQGTIYPALIRLEQHGWTHASWSKTENNREAKYYAITKAGLKGLEEETARWRQMSGVVEKLLAEEQ, encoded by the coding sequence GTGAAGAAGAAGCCCATTCCGATACTGCAAGGCACACTCGACCTGATGATTCTCCGCACCTTGGCCACGATGGGTCCTCAGCACGCGTACGGAATCGCGAGCCGGCTGGAACAGGTTTCAGGAGACCAGTTGAACCTGAACCAGGGCACCATTTATCCGGCCCTTATCCGGCTGGAACAGCATGGATGGACGCACGCCTCCTGGAGCAAGACTGAGAACAACCGCGAAGCAAAGTACTATGCCATCACGAAGGCCGGATTGAAGGGGCTTGAAGAAGAGACCGCGCGCTGGCGTCAGATGTCTGGTGTGGTTGAAAAACTCTTGGCGGAGGAGCAATAG
- the mdlC gene encoding benzoylformate decarboxylase produces MSKNNQTEVQAPVQDVVPNMISVQDATFNLLRKLGLTTIFGNPGSTEQPFLKNFPSDFEYVLGLQEATAVAMADGFAQATGKPALLNLHTSAGTGHGMGNIMTAFQNKTPLIITAGQQTREMILCDPLLTNRDETTLPRPWVKWAYQPVRAQDVPGAIMRAYTVALQPPAGPVYVSIPLDDWDQPALGEAVVRTASSRYSPDPERLAHFAERIRKSKNPVLLYGPEIERAGGWDAGIKFAERLRAPVYMTPLSEKASFPQTHPQFRGMAPMAIGPLSKKLRGHDLIIVVGAQVFRYYPFVPGEYLPEGADLLQITNDPYDAGAAIVGDSLLSDAKLALEALNDAIPEVTSRPAPAAPHIERKLPSPPNSPLTALEAFAALSELRPANAILVNETASNFADLAQCWPITEPGTYYTFASGGLGWGEPAAVGVAIAQKKLRTGRPVIAAIGDGALQYSVQSLYTAARQKLKLIYIVPCNDEYLILKEFAVLEKTPNVPALDLPGLDIVATARAFGCAGVAAHTTEEIKAAFRTALSGDGPTVIAIRVAHQLRPLVPDVD; encoded by the coding sequence ATGAGCAAAAACAACCAAACTGAAGTTCAGGCACCCGTTCAAGATGTCGTCCCCAACATGATAAGCGTTCAAGATGCGACGTTCAATCTATTGCGCAAGCTCGGGCTGACGACCATTTTTGGAAACCCAGGATCTACCGAGCAGCCCTTCCTCAAGAACTTTCCTTCTGATTTTGAGTATGTACTTGGATTGCAGGAAGCAACTGCAGTAGCGATGGCAGACGGCTTTGCTCAAGCTACGGGAAAACCAGCGCTGTTGAATCTGCACACTTCAGCTGGAACCGGGCATGGCATGGGCAACATCATGACGGCTTTCCAGAATAAAACGCCTCTCATCATTACGGCGGGTCAACAGACACGTGAGATGATCCTCTGCGACCCACTTCTTACGAACCGCGATGAAACGACCCTGCCGCGGCCGTGGGTAAAGTGGGCGTATCAACCGGTAAGAGCACAAGACGTCCCCGGCGCAATCATGAGGGCATATACGGTTGCCTTGCAGCCGCCCGCAGGCCCAGTATATGTATCGATCCCATTGGACGACTGGGACCAGCCGGCACTTGGGGAGGCGGTCGTTCGAACTGCAAGCTCGCGGTACTCGCCAGACCCTGAGCGGCTTGCTCATTTCGCCGAAAGAATTCGGAAGAGCAAGAATCCAGTGTTGCTTTATGGACCTGAGATCGAGCGCGCAGGCGGATGGGATGCTGGCATCAAGTTTGCTGAGCGCTTGAGAGCTCCTGTATATATGACGCCGCTCTCTGAAAAAGCGTCCTTCCCCCAAACTCATCCGCAGTTCCGAGGCATGGCGCCGATGGCGATTGGGCCATTGAGCAAGAAGCTTCGCGGCCACGACCTGATCATCGTGGTTGGAGCCCAGGTTTTCCGGTATTACCCCTTCGTTCCGGGAGAATACCTTCCCGAAGGCGCTGACCTCCTGCAAATCACCAATGACCCCTACGATGCGGGCGCCGCTATCGTCGGAGACAGCCTGTTGTCAGACGCAAAGCTGGCCCTGGAGGCATTGAACGATGCAATCCCAGAAGTGACTTCGCGGCCCGCTCCTGCAGCGCCACACATCGAACGAAAGCTTCCATCGCCGCCGAATAGTCCATTAACGGCACTTGAGGCATTCGCGGCGTTGAGCGAGCTGCGACCCGCGAACGCCATTCTGGTGAATGAGACAGCTTCAAATTTCGCGGATCTCGCCCAGTGCTGGCCAATCACCGAGCCCGGTACCTACTACACCTTTGCGAGTGGCGGACTCGGATGGGGAGAACCGGCGGCGGTCGGCGTTGCGATTGCCCAAAAGAAACTGAGAACCGGGCGCCCGGTCATCGCTGCCATCGGAGATGGAGCGCTCCAGTATTCCGTACAGAGCCTTTATACAGCCGCTCGGCAAAAACTCAAGCTCATCTATATTGTCCCGTGCAACGACGAGTACTTGATTCTCAAAGAATTTGCGGTACTTGAAAAAACCCCCAATGTGCCCGCGCTTGATCTGCCCGGACTTGATATCGTCGCAACCGCCAGGGCTTTTGGTTGTGCCGGAGTGGCCGCCCACACTACGGAAGAAATCAAGGCGGCTTTCAGAACAGCCCTCAGCGGCGACGGGCCCACCGTGATCGCGATTCGCGTTGCGCATCAACTCCGGCCGCTGGTACCCGACGTGGACTAG
- a CDS encoding ABC transporter permease — MSRSRRIQYRFRNLFRNNRAEEELGREVTSHLALLADDFERRGMSPEEAQLAAKRAYGGVEQAKQAHRDERSLLWVEQTVQDLHYALRMLAKLPGFAAVAILTLALGIGANTAIFSVVNAVMFRALPAEDPQRLVIFSWSSHHDPKLSGHSDYGDCDDDNRTRDCSFSVPFYEALRSHTATFSGVAAFAGPREVGFSGNGPATIERGLYVSGDYFSTVGARTILGRPLGLTDDAPTASPVIVLDYGYWQRAFGADPSAVGRTVRLDNVDAAIVGVVEPSFASLTPGKSQDFFMPLSLAERVRGEWWGTGDRLSDPASFWVVLAGRLKPVVSIEQAQAEATTLFHAEVLHAAKPIFSEDDASALLLLPAHEALNGESSQLAAMLELIMTAVGFVLLIACTNVAGLILARSANRQKELAVRQALGAGRARIVRQLLTESLLLATSGGALGILVAVWGVHTLTRLMSSSLDHPFPFVIAPDWRVLAFTSGVTFATGILCGLAPSFRSAHADLTPSLRENSSSTSGGASQGGRRIRPGDALVVAQVALSVVVLVGAGLLARTLHNLQTLNPGFDTQNVLLFGIHPSVAGYKDRQTVELYRQLQDRFEALPGVVSASYSEDALLSGGWSANSVHLDGAPPKSNVNAATLRVGLDFFRTMRIPVLAGRVFTPADFASAETTNAVVTAAKEAAAPGSPATPAKPQTEPQPAPEPVLVNQAFAWKFFPNQNPVGLHMGNMQRDDPATGPQPGYLIVGIAGDTKYSRLRRDIMPTMFLPLVGNSADFELRSSGDPTALVKQVRTIVSQADNNLPLFHMRTQTQQIEQALYQERLMSRLSSFFACLSLILACIGLYGLLSYEVALRTRELGIRMALGAQRRELMRLVVRRGLVLALAGAVIGICAAMAVTRLMATILYSVRPYDPATFGGVCILLVLVALGACSIPGRRAVRINPMVALRDE; from the coding sequence ATGTCCCGCTCAAGACGAATCCAGTACAGGTTTCGCAATCTTTTCCGCAACAATCGTGCAGAAGAAGAGCTTGGGCGCGAGGTTACGTCGCATCTTGCGCTTCTGGCCGACGATTTCGAACGTCGCGGCATGTCGCCTGAAGAAGCTCAGCTGGCTGCGAAGCGCGCCTATGGCGGCGTGGAACAGGCAAAGCAGGCGCATCGCGACGAGCGATCCTTGCTTTGGGTCGAACAGACAGTACAGGACCTGCATTATGCGCTGCGGATGCTGGCGAAATTGCCGGGGTTTGCTGCAGTGGCAATTCTTACGCTGGCGCTCGGCATCGGCGCTAATACCGCAATCTTCAGCGTGGTCAATGCGGTGATGTTCCGCGCACTGCCAGCAGAGGACCCGCAGCGCCTGGTGATCTTTAGCTGGAGCTCGCATCACGACCCGAAGCTGAGCGGACACAGCGATTATGGCGATTGCGACGACGATAACCGCACGAGAGACTGCTCATTTTCCGTGCCGTTTTATGAGGCTCTGCGCAGCCACACGGCCACATTTTCCGGCGTGGCGGCGTTCGCGGGTCCACGTGAGGTGGGTTTCAGTGGTAACGGACCGGCGACTATCGAGCGCGGCCTGTATGTCTCGGGCGATTACTTCTCAACCGTCGGCGCAAGGACAATCCTGGGGAGGCCGCTGGGCCTTACAGACGATGCGCCGACTGCATCGCCGGTGATTGTGCTGGACTACGGCTACTGGCAGCGCGCCTTTGGCGCCGACCCATCCGCCGTAGGCCGCACTGTCCGCCTCGACAACGTGGATGCCGCCATCGTGGGCGTGGTCGAACCGAGTTTCGCCAGCCTGACTCCGGGCAAGAGCCAAGACTTCTTCATGCCGCTGTCGCTTGCTGAGCGCGTTCGGGGCGAATGGTGGGGGACAGGGGACCGGTTGTCCGATCCGGCAAGCTTTTGGGTCGTGCTGGCTGGCCGGCTCAAGCCAGTAGTTTCGATCGAGCAGGCACAAGCTGAAGCAACGACACTTTTCCACGCGGAGGTGCTGCACGCCGCCAAGCCGATCTTCAGCGAGGACGATGCGTCGGCTCTGCTGCTCTTGCCGGCACACGAGGCCTTGAATGGCGAGAGTAGCCAGCTTGCAGCCATGCTCGAACTCATCATGACGGCGGTGGGGTTTGTCTTGCTCATTGCCTGCACCAATGTAGCTGGCCTGATCCTGGCGCGCTCTGCAAATCGGCAAAAGGAGTTGGCCGTGCGCCAGGCGCTGGGCGCCGGACGCGCGCGGATTGTGCGCCAGCTCTTGACCGAGAGCCTGTTGTTGGCAACTTCTGGCGGTGCACTCGGCATTCTGGTTGCCGTCTGGGGCGTGCACACTCTCACCAGGTTGATGTCCAGCAGCCTCGATCATCCCTTTCCGTTTGTCATTGCCCCAGACTGGCGCGTGCTGGCCTTCACCAGCGGCGTTACGTTCGCCACGGGCATCCTGTGCGGTCTGGCGCCGAGCTTCCGCAGCGCGCACGCCGACCTTACACCTTCGCTCAGGGAGAATTCGTCGTCCACCTCCGGCGGCGCATCGCAGGGCGGCCGCCGTATCCGGCCAGGCGATGCGCTGGTTGTGGCGCAGGTGGCGCTCTCGGTAGTTGTGCTGGTCGGCGCGGGATTGCTGGCGCGTACCCTGCATAATCTGCAAACACTCAATCCGGGTTTTGATACGCAAAACGTTCTGCTCTTCGGCATTCATCCCAGCGTTGCCGGATACAAAGACCGTCAAACGGTTGAGCTCTACCGGCAGTTGCAGGATCGGTTCGAAGCGCTGCCAGGTGTGGTGTCTGCCAGTTATTCCGAGGATGCGCTCTTAAGCGGAGGCTGGTCAGCCAATTCGGTGCACCTCGACGGTGCACCCCCCAAGTCGAATGTCAACGCCGCTACGCTCCGGGTGGGACTGGATTTCTTCCGGACGATGCGCATTCCTGTGCTTGCCGGCCGCGTATTCACGCCCGCCGACTTTGCCTCGGCAGAGACGACGAACGCGGTGGTGACCGCGGCGAAGGAAGCTGCCGCACCCGGTAGCCCAGCGACGCCCGCCAAGCCGCAAACCGAGCCCCAGCCGGCTCCCGAGCCTGTTCTCGTCAATCAAGCGTTTGCCTGGAAATTCTTCCCCAACCAGAATCCAGTGGGCCTCCATATGGGCAACATGCAAAGGGACGATCCGGCAACAGGCCCGCAGCCGGGCTATCTCATCGTCGGCATCGCCGGCGACACCAAATACTCTCGGTTGCGGAGAGATATCATGCCTACCATGTTCTTGCCCCTTGTGGGCAACAGCGCGGACTTCGAGTTACGTTCCTCCGGTGACCCTACCGCATTGGTGAAACAGGTGCGCACCATCGTCTCGCAGGCCGACAACAACCTACCCCTCTTCCATATGCGCACGCAGACCCAGCAGATTGAGCAGGCACTCTATCAGGAGCGGCTCATGTCGCGCCTATCGAGCTTTTTTGCGTGCCTGTCCCTGATACTGGCGTGCATCGGCTTGTATGGATTGCTCTCCTACGAAGTGGCGCTGCGGACCCGTGAGTTGGGTATTCGCATGGCGCTTGGCGCGCAAAGGCGGGAACTGATGCGGCTTGTGGTGCGGCGCGGACTTGTGCTGGCGCTTGCCGGCGCGGTCATCGGCATCTGCGCGGCCATGGCGGTCACCCGTCTCATGGCCACTATTCTCTATAGCGTGCGTCCCTACGACCCGGCCACGTTTGGGGGCGTTTGCATCCTCCTTGTGCTGGTGGCGCTAGGCGCGTGTTCGATCCCCGGCCGGCGAGCCGTGCGCATCAACCCCATGGTCGCGCTGCGCGACGAGTGA
- a CDS encoding amylo-alpha-1,6-glucosidase, translating into MKLVDWITDSLRDFKAAATMPILAFAYVGCAAIVAHGQSSRYVYNGDLEFKIERVPFSRFGSYMSISDLSQFQADHHRANGIFLRSLHDGGVESFQIELVDGSQHVATSVKATPTLLTLSGGGGTVEICFDGQDRLRVHGRGVEFRLTAQEGMAVPYPEKRWELNTDAMKYMLSPLQGRMEEEVRNGSSPDHGAVFTFGSAAGNEAFEAEIDAYESAWDGHISAGTFEQVERREKAAYMDWLETMPRVDTDLGAGAELAAYVNWSSVVHPSGNLKRSAMLMSKNWMGSVWSWDQTFNAMATSMSNPALAWDQFMLPFYVQNATGALPDKWDADSMVWTYSKPPVHGWALDWLMRRGNFGDDKHLKEIYEPLERWTEWYFKYRDLNGNGLPEYRHGDESGWDNSTALIAGIPVESPDLSAHLVLQMEALAEIADRLGKPEESKRWKQRSSELLDRLLKRFWTGHEFVAFRETDGQQIKSKSLLLLLPVILGHRLPSAVQQQLIEDLRSRLKTSPYGLPSEPPSSPLYLADGYWRGPIWAPATMLIAEGLDDMGEHELAHALRKKFCLMAQQSGMAENFDALSGAALRDPAYTWTSSVYLIFAEQLVNHSNGINSSRH; encoded by the coding sequence ATGAAGTTGGTCGATTGGATTACAGATTCTCTAAGAGACTTTAAGGCTGCGGCGACTATGCCTATCCTCGCTTTTGCGTACGTCGGTTGCGCCGCGATTGTCGCTCATGGGCAATCATCGCGCTATGTGTACAACGGAGACCTGGAATTCAAGATCGAGCGTGTTCCTTTTAGTCGATTCGGATCGTACATGAGCATTTCCGACTTGAGTCAGTTTCAGGCGGACCACCATCGTGCCAATGGAATTTTCCTGCGGTCGCTTCATGACGGCGGCGTGGAATCATTTCAGATCGAGTTGGTTGACGGTTCGCAACACGTGGCAACCTCGGTCAAAGCAACGCCAACGTTGCTGACGCTATCTGGGGGCGGCGGAACGGTAGAGATTTGCTTTGATGGGCAGGATCGGCTGCGAGTGCATGGCCGCGGTGTTGAGTTTCGCCTGACTGCACAGGAAGGTATGGCAGTTCCATATCCCGAGAAGCGGTGGGAACTGAATACAGACGCGATGAAGTACATGCTGTCGCCGCTGCAAGGCCGCATGGAAGAGGAGGTTCGGAACGGCAGCAGCCCAGATCATGGCGCGGTTTTCACCTTCGGATCTGCGGCGGGAAATGAGGCTTTCGAAGCGGAGATCGATGCATACGAAAGTGCGTGGGATGGACATATAAGCGCAGGCACGTTCGAACAAGTTGAACGAAGAGAGAAGGCGGCCTACATGGACTGGCTCGAGACGATGCCTAGGGTCGATACCGATCTCGGCGCGGGAGCCGAACTGGCCGCCTATGTGAACTGGTCGAGCGTAGTACATCCCAGCGGCAATTTGAAGCGGTCAGCAATGCTGATGTCGAAAAACTGGATGGGGTCGGTGTGGTCATGGGATCAAACGTTCAACGCCATGGCAACTTCAATGAGCAATCCCGCCCTGGCTTGGGACCAATTCATGCTGCCATTCTATGTCCAAAATGCGACGGGCGCATTGCCGGACAAGTGGGATGCAGACTCTATGGTGTGGACATATTCAAAGCCGCCGGTCCACGGATGGGCGCTTGACTGGCTGATGCGACGTGGCAACTTTGGCGATGACAAGCACTTGAAGGAGATTTATGAACCGTTGGAACGATGGACGGAGTGGTACTTCAAGTACCGTGATCTTAATGGCAATGGGCTACCAGAATATCGCCATGGTGACGAATCAGGATGGGATAATTCGACGGCGCTGATAGCCGGTATTCCCGTTGAGTCGCCGGACTTGAGCGCCCATCTTGTACTTCAGATGGAGGCACTCGCGGAAATTGCGGATCGACTAGGTAAACCGGAAGAATCGAAGCGGTGGAAGCAGAGATCGAGCGAACTGCTCGACAGATTATTGAAACGTTTTTGGACAGGGCACGAGTTTGTGGCGTTCCGGGAGACGGATGGCCAGCAAATCAAATCAAAGAGCTTGCTGCTATTGCTGCCTGTGATTCTCGGCCACCGATTGCCGTCGGCTGTTCAGCAGCAGCTAATCGAAGATCTACGCAGCCGTTTGAAAACGTCGCCGTATGGACTTCCTTCGGAGCCACCATCGAGCCCACTCTATCTTGCCGATGGCTATTGGCGTGGTCCCATTTGGGCGCCTGCGACGATGCTCATCGCGGAAGGGCTTGATGACATGGGGGAACATGAACTTGCACATGCACTTCGAAAGAAGTTCTGCTTGATGGCGCAACAATCAGGCATGGCGGAGAACTTTGACGCGCTGTCGGGAGCGGCCTTACGCGACCCTGCATATACCTGGACTTCGAGCGTGTACCTAATCTTCGCAGAACAGCTCGTTAATCACTCGAACGGAATCAATTCCTCTAGGCACTAA